AAACCGCCGTTGCTATTGCAGCGGGTGCCGAAGCCGTATCGTTCCGCCTGACGCTGGCCTAAAGCCGCCCTGAGAACAACAAAAAGCCTCCAGCAACAACACGGTTAGGAACGGGAGTGACCCTATTAGTGAGACAGGGGTCACTCCCCATCCGCCGCGTTAGCTGGAGGCTTTTATATTAATGCAGTACGCCTGCCGGTTCGGCGCTGATCTTCAGCGTCTCATCCAGCCAGGAGAAGACGCGGTGATTGAACAGCAGCAGGGCGCCGAAATGGCAGTGCTCCTCCCCGCCGTCCTCTTTGGTGAGCTTCAGATAGGTCTTAGGGCAGCTCAGCGCATCGTACAGTCTCCCGGGCTGTTCAGCAAAGAAGTGATCCTCTTCCGCCTCGCAGACCAGCGTCGGGCAGAGAACCTGGTCTGCGACTCCCTCCATTGTGCAGGGCTCCGTTTTCTCGACCAGCTCGCTGAGAGAGCTCGCCTGGAAGGTGAACATGCCGTTGTCAACCGCCCAACGAACGCCGCTGTGATGCTGCATAACCTTGGCTACGGTCGCTTCGTACTCCTCGAAGGTATAGTCTGTTCGGCCTGCCATGAATTTCTGGCCCAATTCCCGGAAGCGGAACGTATGCACGCCGTCGTTGGCGATACAGGCGGCAAGGCGATGCTCAAAGGCCGCCGCCCGGGGCGCGAGATAGCCGCCGAAGCTGATGCCCATCAGCGCGATGCGGCCGGGGTCTACTTCGGGACGGCTGATTACATAATCGACGACCGGCGTAATGACCTTCTCCCAATCGTGGCGGAAAGGAATCCGCTGCTCACGGATGACGGAGCCTTGGCCGGGACCCTCGAAGGTAAGGCAGTGATAGCCCCTCTGGAGAGCGGCGGCGGCTCCGCCGAAATACAGCTCTTCGCCCGTGGAATCGTAGCCGCCGTGAATAATCAGGATCGGGCGGGGCTCCACGGCGTCTGCTGCTGTATAGAAGTAACCGGAAAGCGTCGTTCCTTCGTACGGAATGCTGACCTGCTCCACTTTGGTGTCCATCAGCTTCGCCGCTTGTCTGAAGGTGTCGCGGCTCAGCTTCCAGGTGGAGAGCATGCGCGGATCTTCGGGGCTCCCGTGCAGGAAGAACTCCGAGGTGCGGTAATAGTTGGAGGCGCGGAGATACGCCTCCCGGGCGCCGATCCGCTGGCCGGCCGCCAGTGCTTCATCCCCCAGCGCATGCACGCGTTCGGCGACCCGGAACCATTCCTTGTGCCAGCTCTCGAAATCGCCTTCGACTATGCGGGAGGCGGTCACCAGGCATTCGCCGATATCCGCTCCTCCGTAGGGCGCGTAGCTTACCGTCCGCAGCAGTTCAAAAGAAAAAGCCTCATCATTAAATATAAGTTTCATCAACTTTTCGCTCCTTTATGGTTCATGGAATTGTGTGTGACTGAATAATAGGTTAATATTAACCTATAACATAACAAACTATATGTCAATAATAACTTATGTTAAATTTAACTTAATGTTGGAGTGAAGAGGATGAGTTCGATTAAATACGCCCTGCTAAGTCTGCTGGCCAGAGAACCGCTGAGCGGATATGATATGAAGCAGCATATGAACGGGCGGGTCAGTTTTTTTTACAAAATCAATAACAACCAGCTGTATCCGACCCTGGCGAAGCTTGAAGCGGAAGGCTTGGTCCAACTGGAATCGCATGAGCGTGAGTCGTACCGTCCGGCGCGTAAGGTGTACAGCATAACGGACAAAGGAATTGATTTCCTCAAGGCTTGGGTGATGGAGGCGGAGGAGCCGCGATCGTTGGACGATTTTATGCTGAAGCAGTACAACTCCTGGCTGGTGGAGCCGGAGGCGATGATCGGTATTTTGCGGGAGAAACGAACAGAGCATGAAGAACGTCTGAAGATTTACCGAGCCAAAATCGCGGGCTTCCGCGAGCAGCAGGCCGTTTATCCCAGCAGGGACCCGCTGTTCTCCTCGATTGCGGTCATTGAGATGGGGAT
This region of Paenibacillus sp. URB8-2 genomic DNA includes:
- a CDS encoding PadR family transcriptional regulator gives rise to the protein MSSIKYALLSLLAREPLSGYDMKQHMNGRVSFFYKINNNQLYPTLAKLEAEGLVQLESHERESYRPARKVYSITDKGIDFLKAWVMEAEEPRSLDDFMLKQYNSWLVEPEAMIGILREKRTEHEERLKIYRAKIAGFREQQAVYPSRDPLFSSIAVIEMGIRNEESYMEWCDRVIEALSKDEI
- a CDS encoding alpha/beta hydrolase family protein; amino-acid sequence: MKLIFNDEAFSFELLRTVSYAPYGGADIGECLVTASRIVEGDFESWHKEWFRVAERVHALGDEALAAGQRIGAREAYLRASNYYRTSEFFLHGSPEDPRMLSTWKLSRDTFRQAAKLMDTKVEQVSIPYEGTTLSGYFYTAADAVEPRPILIIHGGYDSTGEELYFGGAAAALQRGYHCLTFEGPGQGSVIREQRIPFRHDWEKVITPVVDYVISRPEVDPGRIALMGISFGGYLAPRAAAFEHRLAACIANDGVHTFRFRELGQKFMAGRTDYTFEEYEATVAKVMQHHSGVRWAVDNGMFTFQASSLSELVEKTEPCTMEGVADQVLCPTLVCEAEEDHFFAEQPGRLYDALSCPKTYLKLTKEDGGEEHCHFGALLLFNHRVFSWLDETLKISAEPAGVLH